The Solenopsis invicta isolate M01_SB chromosome 1, UNIL_Sinv_3.0, whole genome shotgun sequence DNA segment ATACTATCGATCGTAAAACAAGTGGTTATTTTGCAAGAATAGCTATTCATTCTGATATACTCACACAAAAATCCGTTAATTGCCtcctaatgtttttttttgtttttttttttttaattgtaggtAGTTACGTAAACGATACTTTCTAACAATTCTCTAAAAAAGCAGTCGAATACTATCAAGCCTGATGACCTTGCTAGTTAATTTATTGGTCCACCACGTTCAATCTATCGATTTAACCTGCCATTTAGCTGCTTTGTTGGTTTAGTGTAATGTGGCACATTTCACGATATATTGTTTTCGCAGCACAAGTGATTTTTAACctgtatgtacatgtacatgtacatacgtgaaatatttaaaaagagattAATCTGTCTAGACACAATCCGATGAGTCTGAGAAGATTACATGTATGTAATCTTAATGTAATCTGTATGCAATGTGTCGGCTTATATTATAATCTTATAATGCGTAACGGCgttaataactaaaattaatgtaatgcAACGTTAAATTGTTCATAAATACACATTGTATGTATAccaaaagaaaagaggaaaagagaatcaatcttcttcaaaatttaaatattttataaaataaaaagaaatatgtttcatcaacgataaaaaaaaattgcattagtTACTCGAGATTATACATAGATATCTTAGGTTTTCTAGAATATCTGTGcttgaaagattaaagatatATCCAGGCTTTATCCATGATAAAGGCACGTTACACAATGATCGTATAACCGTTTTTATTGAACGTACGTTAGCGGTATATTAGCAATCGTTTCACGTTTTTTTATAAGCGCATGGCAGGTAATACCGTCTCCTTCCGCTCTGACAGCCGATTATTCGATTCCGCAGCTCTAAACAGGTGACGACCTTGAGTGATGCATCGATCGGGTGCGAAGTGAGAGGAAAAAAGGGAGGAAGCGAAAAGAAGAAACAGAAATACCGGATATTCGCagtgttttattaatacatcaTTCACGCATAACACAAGCGTAGTTTCCACAAGCAAGGCATGCAAATGCGCAACGAATAAAGAGAGATATCGCGAATTGCACACGCAATCCTCGCGAGACGCACGAGGGAGCCTAAGGAAAACCAATAAAGCTATGGTATTACGCGACTACAACTGAACATTCGTCTGTCAGTCGCTCAGACATAACTTCTAATTTCTTCTTCGTGAATATTGATCACGGGATTACGAAAAAAAGCGTACGCAATAGCTGCATTTATCGAATCGCTCGATGTACAATCGATAGTTCTGCGTCGCGCATGAAAAGCACTTATTGTGTCATAATCTCGCAATGCAATCTgtcaattctaaatttttttacatgcatatatatttttaaaatatgaactATACATATAGaatgtgtttttaataaaaatattttaaaagattaaggatagaaattatatatagcGAAATTATATAGCGATGCTTAAtcttcaagaaataaaataagacattttgaatTGTACGGATTATTagctattattaatttatgagcTATATACATGGACGGCGACTTTTGTGGGATATGTGTGGAGTAATCCACACATGAGAATTTTTCATGTGTGGAATTCCACACATGAAAAATTCttcataaataacttttttgaaaataacaagtgttaaactaaaaaattgttaaatatttttggaactttgatttcaatcaaaatttcaattacaCACACTGAGCAAacctatatttataaaatgtttacaattttattgctcattattgtgtataattttttatgatacagagattttaatataaaaattaaataaattctgaaaacTTTTTGTCCTCTCCCTCCCAATCAAGTTGTCCAATTCCACACATGGCAAGTCGACAAGTCGCCGCTCCTGGCTATATACATTTACTTAAGCTCCTAATTACATTTCAATTACTAACCAGCCGGTCGTATGCTAAAAATGGAAACGCAATCGCATTATTAAATCGATATTAATCAGTTTGATGCATATCACTAACGAGTATAACTAAATTCTCATGCCATACACGGAGTCTATTACGAAAAgtgttattttatgaaattaaaaatttaaaaatttcttaaaagaattctttctctctcttttttacttcccttcttttctcttctttaaaatattaacccGAAATAGCCATTACTCAGAAAACAGATGATTGATACGCGAAATGATACCGTTATGGGTACCTAAAAGTCCTCGCATCCATTTTCAAGGATACCTATGAATTTTAATTCGCCGCCGCAAGGAGAGAGGAACGCAGACTTCTCGCAAACGCAGCGGGTGTAGCGTAATGTAGCGAGAGAGAAGCTCCCTTATTACGTACGCGGTATCAATAATGAATGGGCGAGGCCGCAACGTGGCAAATCAGACACGAGCTTCTTATCTCGGGCGTATAGGCTTGCGGTTTCATTACGAGGTTCACTCAAACGCTTTTCCCGATACGCTATTTCGTAATCGTATGCAACTGCGACGTGTGATCGATATTACGACATTCGCTATTCAGTTTGCATTCTTCAACGAAAATCAAACTAGCAAAATTGCTGAGCTATTCGTTCCGAAAATTGTGCACCCCGTTTATAGACGCGCGTGTATTGAGAGACGTacgaaaaatgaatttattctcGATCGAATCACCAGGACCACCGAGGATGCAGTTAGACCGCAACTGAGGATTCACCTCGTGGGGAAAGGGAAATCCAATAGCGCCGGAATTGAATAACTTATCGACAGATGTCGTGGAGCGTGAAGGCACGTTTGGGAACAACTTCCTCCTCTCTAGAGAAACCGCTGCAGATCAGTCTAAGATCGATAGGCTACATCTAGTCACTCTAGCAGCCAGTGCACGATTTTCACGTTAAAATCTCGACCTTCACCTCCATCTACACGCggttctttctcttctttctctctttatatattacatcatcctactctttttaaaatatcttttttcctcagacttttatctaaaccatctTTCTTGTAAACTGTCTTTCATTTTCCCCAAAGATGATTTCTGGCCAGCTATTTTACTATGTATCTGATTGATACTCTGAAAGAACGAGTTTGCTGAAACATCTAAAAATGTAGtcagatacagatttgaaaataattttgttggattattaaaataattatgaggcACGTTCAAACATGATGAGCAACGCTGTAGAAACagttttaacattctagcaatcaatttAAGTATTTCACGTATTTATTTGATGTGGtctaacaaaatcatttttggATTTGTATCCAGCTACATTTTTTGTACTTtagcaaaaacgtttttttttgtgtataaattaaATCCTTTTGTAGAGTACATCTCGCTGTAAAACAGTAATTTCTAATTAACTTGAATTAATTGGAAGATGAAAAGATTACTTACTAAGCGCTCAATGTTTTCTAAAATAACAAACTCTATcgtacataaatttaatttttaaatctccaTTTTATCAAAGCTCTCGTTTatccaatttaaattattcataatttgatactatttatTACGTGTCTTTTCAACGATCATTTTCTCATAATATTCTTTACAAGACTTTACGAAACTTTCTCTCGGAGTTTGTTCAGAATTTTGTTCAGAAAATCAATTTGCCTATTAAGGAAAAACTTTTTAACTGTCGTTATCTGTAGCGCCGATCCTTTCACTAtagtttgtattaaatttttcatgttttgtatttatattttataaaatatcttatatatgtagataatacaaatatattatataatattataaattgcagATATACAATTGTAAgttatagtatttaaaatattcactataaggtaatatttattttaatttagagatATTAGTCAGTGCAATAGTTTTTTGCGTTGCTTTTATTATAGTATGTCAACATTGGCAGATATtacgaatatttatatattggaaAGATGACGTCAAGAGCTGTCTATAAAATGTTGAccctattttaattatttacagtatTATTTTGTGTCAGTTAAAATAAAtctaacaatatatatatatatatatatatatatatatatatatatatatttgcgatTATAATATACACGTTtcggaaagaaacaaaaatagtaGAACATTTGTAATGAATTTGGAAAATTCTCAATATTCTATACAGCATCTACCATGTTCGTTTTTTTCTTGGTATATTATTATTGCGTGTAAATACTTTTTAGATTTATCTTTgcttataacaaataataaataactcgaaaggctcttttttttaaagacatctCTTGAAGTCTTTTCCAACAATGTATGATTCGCCGTAATACTATACACATCTGCCACTGTTGACATACTGTAACAAGAATTCAAGAATAACATCTCTTCAAAAAGGGTCAAGATTTttgatttgtttaatatatatatatatataaattaaaatttattattaatatatattactaaaGGATTAATCAacctattatatattttatttataattttatttaagagtCTTTATATATCCGAATCTGCTTTTTTCctcttattttatattgttttgtattttattatctgTTTTGCAATAAGTAAAGAGTACAAACAatgagttaatatttaatatatatacttgtatatataatacttttcatataatcttttttattctgtcatataaatgtatattgtcatataaatgtatattggaatatatttttttagacgGCAGAAAGTTATAATGATGTGATGTCATCTTCTCTctgtttattcatttatctctCTTTGAATATTTCCTATCTCATTTGCTTccattaaagttttatttttgctatttaaaaTGGCTTCTCTGAAACAACATGAATAACACATAGTGGCGTAAGAGGCACGAAGCCTTTTAAGAGAGAAGTATTCGTCTGCATGCATAATTTTTCATCATTCGAAGCTTCACTTTATATctgcattaatataatataactttagaTTAGTATAGACTCTAAATTAGTTAAAGAAAAGAAGGATCTGTCGTTCgggaaaaatcataaaaattttagtgaaTCATATTTCTCTCCTATTGATATGCACTACAACTTCTGGCGTATCTGGTAATCGAAGGATAAAGAATTGAAGAGTGAATACAAAAACAAATTGTATTCACACAACAGCGCGAATCGTATTCGCTTTATTTCATTGAGAGATCGAAGAGCTTGCCCAGCCTTATTTACCAATGAGATAACGGCGAATCTTCGTTTACAGTATAGAAAGCCAAAGCTTTCCAAAAACACAAAGCCGACTGATATTTCAATTACGTGTGAAGAGTAGTTATATTTGTTTAACCAGGAACagcttcgtttttttttttttgtatcgtgAGAGACGATATCGTGAAATCCATCAGTGCGGAGTTGTTTTACGTATCAAACGTTAAAAAGTGATGCATGTAAGTGACACGCTAGGCAGGCAGTTTTGAACCAGCTTTCGAGGGAGGATTTCGGAAACAACGTTTTCCCATTGGAATCTGGCCCGCAAGTACGAACGAAGTGGTAGTGGGATATATGGGTCACTGCGAGGAAGTGCCTGCAGCGTATTACCTGCATACGAGCTCGCGCGCGATAACCCGGGGCATAGTTCAGGCAGACCTTGGACCAGTAACCCATATAAATGTGCGCACGCGGAAGCGACGCGAGTGTCCTTCGCGTACACCGATAAGCAGCCTCGATCCAGGCTTTATTTCATCGCCCGAGAGAAATTTGGCGTCCCGTTCTCGCGCATGTCTCCTGCCCTAAATCCACGCACATTCATTTTCTGAGACTAGCTGACGCATTCGATGGAAACATTTCTCTCTTCGTGCAATGTCGGCATTGTTATCGGTTCGGCTTTGGAACCGCGAAAATCATGAGAATGGAGAAAGTGCTATCGACGAAAACCCCGCTGcgtaataaacaatatttaaataagaactTACATGAGAACAATTGAAAGAAAAGCCATTTGGGGAATATAATTATAGGTGCGTAAATATTTGCCATATTGTATCAATATGAGGGAAAACAATAACAACAGCAAGCAAATATCAAATGTTTTGattcatttttcaattatttttaactgtttggataaaatacattatatattatacaatccTTTCTTTTCTACCATCACATTTTACATACGTCACAAATTGATTACATATCCAGTTATGTTCTATTTATTTACTGTTTgtgacaattatataaataattaaaaagcaatGGGTAAAATGAACCGATTTGGTCCCCGATTTGGTTATTTTTCCGGTTACTTtctcgataaattaaaattttttaaagatcagAATCAGATTCAGCGCAGCTcagaaattgcaaaaaaaggTACGTAGGTATTATATTTACTTAGTACTCTGGGGACCAAAGTCAGCTTATTTTACCCATCGTCCTTTATTTAAGCAGATTTGTAATACCGTTCTTTATATCgctacttaatttttttcttcttaatatctaaaattatgATACGTTGAAGAAAAGATAATTATGTTGCCACGACATTTATTAAGAGGCTTATAATAACACGCAAAAAtaaggattttttaaattaaggacTTTGAGTCCCGCATTCCGAAGTTCAAGTTTTTAAGTCATTTCTCTTATTACATGTTAAAGTTACGATCAGTCTAGCGGATTAAACgctaaagatattttaaacattCAGCAAGATTAAGAAAGCGTTTGAGCAAGCCCGTTTCTGTAGCGCTCATCAAATCTGGCGAATTCTTGCCCGGGAGGTAAGAATTCTCAGTGAGAGTTTTAATGGAGAGTGACCCGAGTTATGCAGAAGTTTAGAGTAATTGCGAGCCGACGAACTAACAATGCGCGTAAGCGGATGTAAATAAGACGCAACCGAGGGAGTTACAACTCGAGTGAAAATCCTATTTAAAGGGAGGACAATTTGTTCCGTTACATATTTATACTATCAGCAGGCTTCCACCGCAAGAAAGGGCGGAAAGCTTTGCGGTATTTCATGACTCAAcgatttttcttatttgattaaaaatagattaacTAAATTCGCAATATGCTTCAACGAGATATACTGTAACACCGATAAAGTTTAAAcgactaaaataatttaaatgtttctaCCGACACATTACAACGTGAACATATTTCTGCTACATGTCTACCAGTATTTCATAGTATTTATGGACTTTCCGAGGACATGTATCTTTGTTGTTCCCTTTTCCGGATCATTGATCAAAATTTCtctgttttctttatttctgaaagaaacaaaagtaaatatacaagattttttattgcaatgcaACGCACTGGGATGTCATGCAATACTAATTTACACATTTAATATGTTTTGTCAGAATATTATGTAAGGATGAACTCACAGATTTAAGATCACCAATACGACAGCGCCGTCGGGCGTGGAAAATGCAATATTCTGAATTCCCTTGGTATTCTCCGATGTCGTACCAATTCTTACACTATTAGGTGGGACGTACCTATTCAAGGAAACacttatttaatgtaaatgtacCAGTAAAATGTagatagatattaaatataactattttacaaattattaaaattagattttacatTGCTACAATGCGCTACTAATTACACAACCacacaaaaaatgaaaagtgtcatgtccgagagatTAGACCCATGTATCCTTAAgtattttgaggctctgaaaccgaatatgatctcagaattgcgccatcagATCAGGATTTTTTATTACCGTCAAAAAATTgctaaacatttcttaaaattacactattcaGCCCGGTACAAAAAGTCCTTCTCTGATGGCGGAATTCTGAGGTCATATTTGAtttcagagcctcaaaatacatagggatacgTGAGTCTAATCTCTCAgacatgacactttttcttttttgtgtgGCTGTGTTATTGTAAGTATTAATCGAGGCACAAAAGTGCACGGACTTCGAAAAATGTCCGAGAACGTAGAACATTGGTTGCTTGTAGAATTCGTCGGCGGTGCTGTTGACTATTATTGGAGAATCAACGTAATTTCCGTTCCAAGTAGGCCCACCGTTCGTATTTAAAGCCATGTTCCAGTCGATCCAAACAGATACCCAATGCGACATGGTTTGGATGATATTCCTTGCATATATCTCACCACGTCGCCACGAGCCCAAAAGCGGTCTTTTGTCTGCAAATCATCCATTAAAGATATGCCTACGATAAACCATGACTCATTCTGTATTTATCTcaaagattatcaaattttgatttgtaaCAGTTGATGCAAAGCAAtcatgcaaaattaatttttttttgttttgatattacagaaaatttcttataaaaaattcctGATTTAGTCAAagaaaaatacgtatttttgaTATaacgtaaacaaaaatttgaaaaatatagaacattatagaaaattatagaaaataaagaaattttgttttttagactattaattaatttactattattaGCAGAATattggagagaaaaaaaatttattttaaattatcccccaattaatttactattattaacaaaaaatttaatttaaaaatgaaaatacaaatCTTCACAAAACCTTGGAAAACTCCAGTGCAAGCTTCCGTATATATCAGTGACTTTTCTGGAAAGAGTAGTTTTACTTCATCCAAGACACCCGGGCTGATcacattatcaaaataatagtGGATCGCGGTTCCAGAAACAATATTTCTTGCTCTCGGGTCTTCAAATACCGTTTTTGGCCAATCAGGAAGCGACAGCCTGTTATCGTCCAATGTAAAAATCTTGATATGCCCCAAATTATTTCTCTCCAGAGTTGGCGCCAAGTACTCGATAATCCAATTGCGCTCTTCCTCAGCTGTCCACGCCATCGCGTTTAGATTAACAGATATCGGAATATACCTGTAACTTTCTGGCTCATTCTGAGGTGTTGTAGCCCAGAATTCTAAACCATTTCGACGATAAGCTTGGAAAtatctataaaagaaaaatgattatttacaaCAATACATTTTGAACATCTTGGTAAGGTTTGTGTAACTGAATTTGTTACACGTATACGAAAATGAATCATCTATTGTCGTAGTAAATTAGGGAAGATCGGAGCTCGTTTTGGCACAGTTTTCGCTATTTTGTCATTTgactttttgaataatttattattgtgatTTTGTAATAAGTAATATGAACATGCATTTTAGCCAATTTACCTTGGTGGTACAATAAATTGATACATACTACAAATTGCCTATTAAACTCTAATTTAAACTAATGAAAacgtaatagaaataaaagacagatcacaaatatgtatttctttataaagaTTGTATCCTTTAacgttattttgtaataattgagtaacgaaatattattatagaaagacaaatataaactattttaaatgtaGCCTGcttcaatacaaaaatattaaacatgaaACATATTATCAGAGTTAAGTTGTAATtgaatattcatatatttcttACTCGTGCATGAGCTaagtttactttaaatataaatcaacatATCACATCCATACATTTGATTTTAAAcatacttattataataaattacagttaGTATCAAAATAGTATATCGTATAGTAACAGAAACTTTTTTGTTTAACTAATAGTACGTGGCCTAAATTTATTCTCTCGAACTGAAAAACATTgtgaaattttgaaacattcgaaaatttacttattttctcttgaatctttttctttgttttattgtacacaatattatttatttgatttaaataaaactctCAAGGAAAAGTatctatattataaaagaaatattttgcggtaacttttttgttataaatatccTTCATCATAAATACGTAAACGAAACGCAGTGCCAACTTGCCTCTTGTATCCTGATCTCCCCTATTATGGAAAATTCTGATCAATTATTCTGATCAATTATTatgaaagtataataaatttaacttaacaaaaatattgatatctCACTTGACAAAATAATCTGCCCATAGTTGTCGATATTCCGGATGTAATTTACCGCTATACGTCCAAGTGGATTTAGTTTTCATCCAAGGACTGGCGGACCACGGCGCagttatcaatttaatttctcCATTCTTTAATTCTTGAGCTCGTTTTATTACTGGTATCTATTGATAATTAAGGCATTAATAAAGTATACAGTTTATATTGCGCAGTTATAGGTGTCCCTCTACTTACGACTACTTCGACTTGTAAATTTTCAAACCTTCGACTGACATGCGCGGTAGATTTGCTTTTTAATCACTTGTTAAACTTAATCTGTCTTCAagctgaatataattttatacaataccaaatattatattaagaattaaactcttaaaaaaataaagttttgttttattattttttaaactcaagtctataatcatttttaataacaaaatattttttgtacgaagagaatatattgttatatttatataaaatagtacCATTAATATGTCAAGTTAAATGATATGTACGTAAAGTGGCAATTCAGCTCACTTAACTTCTAGTACTATATTGTTATTTGACTTACGATCAATTCgatatatgaaatattgtaCTCTATTGGAATGTACTTTGTCGTAAGTAGAAGGCTATTTGTATATACTCATTTATTCACTTAACTTCAAAAACACAAGTACTTTCTTCTATAATCTTTTTTCCGTGTCCGAAAGAATTAGACTTAAGAATTAGTTTTATaagataattaattgaaatagtaATCAATAAATGACTTTACTTTATAAGCATAATCCTCCAACTGTAAAGTGAAGTAATCGAGCGCAGTATCGTTTTCTATCATATTGTAGGTGTAGGGTCTTATTGAAAAATCCGTGCCACCCATTGGCGTTCTGatgaaattataattgataCCATGCGGGCCAAAATAgtttctaaaatttgaaaactgaATTAACTTTCAACGGAAGTCACTACGAATTTTCTAGATATATAAATCGCGTCAATCACCGAATTaacaaaattcttgaaatttgtaTATTACCTTAACAAGAGGTCAGATATCTCGTGCGTTAAATTACGAATATTTATAGCCGCTGAATCGGTTACAGCTCCACCAAATCCTAAAATTTCTTGATATACTTCTGTTCGATTTATAGTGATTATTCCCAGCGGATCTGAATCTACAGATTTTTGAAGTATTCGGAAAGGCGCAGTAAAAATGTTCGATAATCTCTCCGTGAAGCTGCGCTGCTTTGAACCTAATCATATAGTTTTTCTTAGTAGCTCTGATGTTTCAAGGAAACAACTTTAATACTCACTGTCGATCtcctcaatatttttatatacaccgTTCGATACGTGGAAGAGTAACCCACTCTTGCTCGATGTTATCAAGATGTATGTAGCGGAATTGAGTGGCCTAATTGCGTCTGGAGCTTCGTCGCAATATTTCGTGTTGCAGACGCAATAATATCCATCGTTATCTCCAGTTTCTTTCGATCGGCGTCTGATACAGCCATTTGTTGATGCAACTAAAAAGCACCCatcaaaaagaatatttaaataattactttgccATTATTACTGTACGTATTTCTACATGCGAATTTTTATTTGGAAgttaaatatatgattatacgCTGATactatacatattaatatgattattaaattcttgtaggatgttaaataaaataaaataaaataaaataaaaccaaaaGTGACGGGAATATAAGTAgtttaatagtaaataaacGTTTAACAACTAAATAAAGTCTCTCAGTTTGGTTAATAGTCGTTCACGATCGAATCTCTTTTCGACCGCTCGCGACGCTTTGCTCTCAACTCACAAGCTCTTAAAACTCTTAACTCCTGACTCTCAGGCTGCTCGCAATACTCTGAACTCTCGAAAATGCTCTTTTCTCTCTGACCGCTCGAAATCTTCTGCTTTTGGCTTGTCCTGCCTACTCGCCTTTACCCCTTTTACCTGATACATACGTGCGTCCAT contains these protein-coding regions:
- the LOC105194828 gene encoding lysosomal acid glucosylceramidase isoform X5, with the translated sequence MQKFALKSQLASLCQLLAMCRTIIFVLAIAAIIASTNGCIRRRSKETGDNDGYYCVCNTKYCDEAPDAIRPLNSATYILITSSKSGLLFHVSNGVYKNIEEIDSSKQRSFTERLSNIFTAPFRILQKSVDSDPLGIITINRTEVYQEILGFGGAVTDSAAINIRNLTHEISDLLLRNYFGPHGINYNFIRTPMGGTDFSIRPYTYNMIENDTALDYFTLQLEDYAYKIPVIKRAQELKNGEIKLITAPWSASPWMKTKSTWTYSGKLHPEYRQLWADYFVKYFQAYRRNGLEFWATTPQNEPESYRYIPISVNLNAMAWTAEEERNWIIEYLAPTLERNNLGHIKIFTLDDNRLSLPDWPKTVFEDPRARNIVSGTAIHYYFDNVISPGVLDEVKLLFPEKSLIYTEACTGVFQDKRPLLGSWRRGEIYARNIIQTMSHWVSVWIDWNMALNTNGGPTWNGNYVDSPIIVNSTADEFYKQPMFYVLGHFSKYVPPNSVRIGTTSENTKGIQNIAFSTPDGAVVLVILNLNKENREILINDPEKGTTKIHVLGKSINTMKYW
- the LOC105194828 gene encoding lysosomal acid glucosylceramidase isoform X1, which produces MRAKESIAKIQSENRKASTKKRKAARKYSEDDLVASKRTQLGPGLKLANKYLGPYSIVKALRNDRYVVQKIGNHEGPLQTSTSADHMKPWSNLASDESEDEHEDEDIRRTNCLVRTAEFASTNGCIRRRSKETGDNDGYYCVCNTKYCDEAPDAIRPLNSATYILITSSKSGLLFHVSNGVYKNIEEIDSSKQRSFTERLSNIFTAPFRILQKSVDSDPLGIITINRTEVYQEILGFGGAVTDSAAINIRNLTHEISDLLLRNYFGPHGINYNFIRTPMGGTDFSIRPYTYNMIENDTALDYFTLQLEDYAYKIPVIKRAQELKNGEIKLITAPWSASPWMKTKSTWTYSGKLHPEYRQLWADYFVKYFQAYRRNGLEFWATTPQNEPESYRYIPISVNLNAMAWTAEEERNWIIEYLAPTLERNNLGHIKIFTLDDNRLSLPDWPKTVFEDPRARNIVSGTAIHYYFDNVISPGVLDEVKLLFPEKSLIYTEACTGVFQDKRPLLGSWRRGEIYARNIIQTMSHWVSVWIDWNMALNTNGGPTWNGNYVDSPIIVNSTADEFYKQPMFYVLGHFSKYVPPNSVRIGTTSENTKGIQNIAFSTPDGAVVLVILNLNKENREILINDPEKGTTKIHVLGKSINTMKYW
- the LOC105194828 gene encoding lysosomal acid glucosylceramidase isoform X3, which translates into the protein MQKFALKSQLASLCQLLAMCRTIIFVLAIAAISNHEGPLQTSTSADHMKPWSNLASDESEDEHEDEDIRRTNCLVRTAEFASTNGCIRRRSKETGDNDGYYCVCNTKYCDEAPDAIRPLNSATYILITSSKSGLLFHVSNGVYKNIEEIDSSKQRSFTERLSNIFTAPFRILQKSVDSDPLGIITINRTEVYQEILGFGGAVTDSAAINIRNLTHEISDLLLRNYFGPHGINYNFIRTPMGGTDFSIRPYTYNMIENDTALDYFTLQLEDYAYKIPVIKRAQELKNGEIKLITAPWSASPWMKTKSTWTYSGKLHPEYRQLWADYFVKYFQAYRRNGLEFWATTPQNEPESYRYIPISVNLNAMAWTAEEERNWIIEYLAPTLERNNLGHIKIFTLDDNRLSLPDWPKTVFEDPRARNIVSGTAIHYYFDNVISPGVLDEVKLLFPEKSLIYTEACTGVFQDKRPLLGSWRRGEIYARNIIQTMSHWVSVWIDWNMALNTNGGPTWNGNYVDSPIIVNSTADEFYKQPMFYVLGHFSKYVPPNSVRIGTTSENTKGIQNIAFSTPDGAVVLVILNLNKENREILINDPEKGTTKIHVLGKSINTMKYW
- the LOC105194828 gene encoding lysosomal acid glucosylceramidase isoform X2: MRAKESIAKIQSENRKASTKKRKAARKYSEDDLVASNHEGPLQTSTSADHMKPWSNLASDESEDEHEDEDIRRTNCLVRTAEFASTNGCIRRRSKETGDNDGYYCVCNTKYCDEAPDAIRPLNSATYILITSSKSGLLFHVSNGVYKNIEEIDSSKQRSFTERLSNIFTAPFRILQKSVDSDPLGIITINRTEVYQEILGFGGAVTDSAAINIRNLTHEISDLLLRNYFGPHGINYNFIRTPMGGTDFSIRPYTYNMIENDTALDYFTLQLEDYAYKIPVIKRAQELKNGEIKLITAPWSASPWMKTKSTWTYSGKLHPEYRQLWADYFVKYFQAYRRNGLEFWATTPQNEPESYRYIPISVNLNAMAWTAEEERNWIIEYLAPTLERNNLGHIKIFTLDDNRLSLPDWPKTVFEDPRARNIVSGTAIHYYFDNVISPGVLDEVKLLFPEKSLIYTEACTGVFQDKRPLLGSWRRGEIYARNIIQTMSHWVSVWIDWNMALNTNGGPTWNGNYVDSPIIVNSTADEFYKQPMFYVLGHFSKYVPPNSVRIGTTSENTKGIQNIAFSTPDGAVVLVILNLNKENREILINDPEKGTTKIHVLGKSINTMKYW
- the LOC105194828 gene encoding lysosomal acid glucosylceramidase isoform X4 translates to MHVAVSSKERPPAPGLSTPANNHGVARHLSSRFPSYRDRSGTKEVSTCRRVASTNGCIRRRSKETGDNDGYYCVCNTKYCDEAPDAIRPLNSATYILITSSKSGLLFHVSNGVYKNIEEIDSSKQRSFTERLSNIFTAPFRILQKSVDSDPLGIITINRTEVYQEILGFGGAVTDSAAINIRNLTHEISDLLLRNYFGPHGINYNFIRTPMGGTDFSIRPYTYNMIENDTALDYFTLQLEDYAYKIPVIKRAQELKNGEIKLITAPWSASPWMKTKSTWTYSGKLHPEYRQLWADYFVKYFQAYRRNGLEFWATTPQNEPESYRYIPISVNLNAMAWTAEEERNWIIEYLAPTLERNNLGHIKIFTLDDNRLSLPDWPKTVFEDPRARNIVSGTAIHYYFDNVISPGVLDEVKLLFPEKSLIYTEACTGVFQDKRPLLGSWRRGEIYARNIIQTMSHWVSVWIDWNMALNTNGGPTWNGNYVDSPIIVNSTADEFYKQPMFYVLGHFSKYVPPNSVRIGTTSENTKGIQNIAFSTPDGAVVLVILNLNKENREILINDPEKGTTKIHVLGKSINTMKYW